Within the Nicotiana tabacum cultivar K326 chromosome 11, ASM71507v2, whole genome shotgun sequence genome, the region tctcaacggagtcgaagtgtgtttaacaattacgggtgcattgattgcaacgtagttcgagatacattttcacgacgttgcaattctataaaaataaatgataataataaaagcgatttaaacttaataaaagcacataagtcataacatgtatttaaatcagatatttagccattataacaatttaagcgaccgtgctagaaccacgggattcgagggtgcctaacaccttccctcgggtcaacataattccttacttagaatttctggttcgcagacttcatttggaaaagtcgaaaatttcctcgatttgggattcaagataaaccggtgacttgggacaccaaaagccaaacctttcccaagtggcgactctgaattaaataaataatcccatttcgaatattgtcacttaaattggaaaaactcccctcgcgcatttaaacCCTTCGGGgctgggcgcgcaaaaaggaggtgtgacaggggtcgaattttaaaataaattatatattcaggctcgtgggtgaatgggtgatttgattttggtccgaacctcgtgttttgaccaagcgggcccgggatcGATTTTTGCGATTTTGGGAAGAGTGcttggaaagctataattaggcattgggttCACATTTTTTACCATTTATTGATGTATTGAAGTCATTATTGTATAGATACAATCggtttggagccaaattcaagaggaaaagcggtaattgaggattgaattagccgtggaagtttgaggtaagtgtttggtctaaccttagcttgagggattaagagttgagtcttatttgctatgtgccaattgtcgagtacgacgtatagtcatggtgacgagtatctatacgttggtatctaGCAtcaccgtgagtctttatattgcggatattctgatttttgttgtatttttcatgcctttatgatgatttctatatgttgtaaaagGCATGTGAAAtaaattgtgatctttgaacctcatggagcattggctcgagttataatacgaattgtgaaagtatatgagataattgaaccatttggagcattggctcaagtggtaaagtgagttgagaagtaaaagtaaaagaatgagcaagagttattaaattgctcccttgccgggatatttgttgctttgttgattatctcccttgccgggatgttgagatttatggatattgttcccttgccgggatttagctGTTTAATTGCATTCCCTTGATTTCTACCATTATTTGCCTACTCCCTTGCCcatttgtttgtgattgttgtttgggtgaggaatagtgttaaagcacgaaggatgatgtcgtgcattgtttgttattgtgaggaaagagtgtaaagcacgaagggtgatgtcgtgccatacgatgtaccattccgtaccgatattcattgactatgtggtgaggaaagagagtaaaggcacaaagggtgatgccgtgccatacgatgtaccattccgtactgATATTCATTGACTATGTGGTGATGAAAGagagtaaatgcacgaagggtgatgccgtgcacattattatgatacgattgatttggtgagaacgagagtaaaagcacgaagggtgatgccgtgcacatttttattataaatattatttgggtgaggacgagagtaaaagcacgaagggtgattccgtgcaaATCGTTgaattctgattcttgttgatattctggctttgttgcttctttcttttattgaggttttctatttggaactattacctccccacaacatgtttccccttcccacattGACTGATTATTTCCTGTATTTCTTTTTCACTGTACATAtagatatttgaactgcacaggttatttggtagtctggtcctagcctcgtcactactttgccgaggttaggctaggcacttaccagcatatggggtcggttgtgctgatactacactctatgctcttttgcacagatccaggtattggacaacagcagtagcgcgggagccagccttcagtccaccaagacaccgaggtagccttgtaggcgttcgcaggcctcgcgTCTCCGCTATCTTATATttcattctgttatctcatgtattcgagacaaacagtgctatatttctttcaaacggttgtatttagtacttttagtagttcgtgagtgatgtacaccagttcttgggtagaggcatatgttgactttcgcattattgttcagcttatttaatttaggtcttctgcttatttatttaattctgctATTTTCGTGCTATCAccgataattgttaaaagaagtaatttatTAATGAAGAAGGTAGTTAAGGgttagcttgcctagctctcactagtaggcgctatcacgactcccgagggtgggaaaatccaggtcgtgacaagttggtatcggagcgctaggttacataggtctcacaactcacggacaagctcactagagtctgagggatcggttcagagacgtctgtacttatcccccAGAGGatatagagttaggaaaatttcacatttattctttcttgtcgtacggatttgttcctcaaatgctaattggatttctactctgttcttcgTAGATGTCatttcctcatctaccgctcagcagcccgagcccccagcagcagctcccactaggggcagagggcaAGGTTGTGCCAGAGGGCAAGGCCGAGgccatgccagaggccgaggtaggggcaaagcTCAGCCTCGAGCAGCAgtccagtggcggagcctcaggttgattttgaggaggaggttccggccccagcagttccggtgggcccagctcaggtcccagaggggttcattgccaccccagttcttcaggacgctctagtccgattggtgggcctcatggagagtgtcacccgagcgggtttgcttcctgtagcaccagccacttctcaggctggaggaggggctcaaacTCCTGCTACgtgcactccggagcaggtagctccccaggttCAGGTTCCAGCGGTTCAACCAGCTgtggcagttcagccgggtgtagtggctcagaccaacgatggagcggctatgttcgccgatgctttgtggaggctggataggttcaccaagctcttcacttctacattcAACGGTGCATCTACTTAGGATCCCAAGATTATCtggatagttgtcacgaggttcttcggaacatggggatcgttgagaccaatggagttgattttgctacctTTCGTCTGTCTGGATCCGCTAAGACTTGGTgaagggattattgcttagctagaccagccggttcgccatctttgacttgggagcagttcacaacgttatttttggagaagtttctccccgtgacTCAGAGGGAGGCctttcggaggcagtttgagcacctccAGCAAGGTTCCATgatggtcacccagtatgagacccggttcatcgatctagctcgccatgctcttgtcatacttcccaccgagagagagagggtgaggaggtttattgatggttttattcagctgattcgtcttcagatggccaaggaggccgggagtgagatcactttccaggaggcggccaatgtggcccgcaaagttgagatggttctgtcataggaGGTGGTCAtaggtcggataagaggccccgccattcaggcagattcagtggtacctcatctggaggtagagattcatatggtagaggccatcctcctaggccctttcagtcagctctccaggtctcCTATGGCACTTCAGGTGGTCGTGATTCTCAGACgcactattctgatcagcagccttacagcgcaccaccagctcccatcagtgcaccgccgctttagAGTTTctgaggtggtcattcaggtcgacagAGCCAGTAGTTTTAGcagtcgagggcttgttacacttgtggtaatccaggtcacattgctaggttttgccctcgagcatcgagtagctctcagcatcagggttctcgtgttatggtacaggcaccaggtgttccacagcccaccCAGCCAGTTAGAAGTAGGGGTAGAGgtgatagaggtggaggtagaggtcctagaggtggagctcaggccgctagaggtggaggccagccggCAACAGGCCTtcctagagaggtagttcagggtggtggggcctagccccgatgttacgcccttccatctaggcccgaggctgaggcttcagatgcagtcattacaggtaccattctggtttgtgatagagatgcttcagtgctatttgatccaaggtctacgtattcgtatgtgtcatcttattttgcaccgtacctggtcatgcctagtgattcattgagcattcttgtttatgtgtctatactggtgggtgattctatcatggtcaatcgagtccatcgttcttgtatggtggtaattgggggtcttgagactcgcgtggatttgttgcttctagacatggtcgatttcgatgttatattggggatggactggttatcaccttaccacgctatcttggactgtcatgccaagactgtgaccttaaccTTACCAGATTTGCCCcgcttagagtggagagggactccgatcattctacccgcagtgttatttcgtatgtgaaggctcaacgtatggtcgagaaggggtgtttggcctatttggcttatgttcgtgattctagtgctgaggttccctctatttATTCTATGcccgtggttcgtgagtttcctgaggttttcccttcagacctgccggggatgccacccgatagggatattgatttcggcatcgatttggctccgagcactcagcccatttctattccgccatatcgcatggccccgccagagttgaaagagttgaaggagcagttttttttttagtaaatcCACTAGGCATAGCCTAGGgcttgttttttatatatattaacaaAAAAGACAACAACTGTCATAGGAGTCTAAAACAATATAGAAATAAACTTTGAAAGCTACAAATATCCTATTACCAAAGTTGAACACAATGTCCAACGATGATATCACATGAAATCTATTGTAGTCTTTACTTGCCCAAACTAGCATTTTGAGTCCATTATCCTTATGGTACAACTGCCTGTTGTCCATTGTGATCCAATAACAAATGCCATAGATAGCCCTTGTCCAGTAATTTCCTTCGTAGCCACTATTTTTGCTCATGTGCATCTTCCGCTCTTCTTCACCCACAATTGGTGACCATATTTCATGACCAGGCATGCCATGAATAGAAAGTGCATTGTGTAAAAAGTGTTTGAACATCAGGCGTGCACTTTGTGACAGTCGTGCACTTTGTGCGTGAAACATCAGACGTCCATTATCAAAAGTGCTTGTGCTGCTTAGCTTTTCAAGACTCCAGGCGTGAActttgttaattaatttaattcctAATTCCCAAAGCACATGTCTTCCTATTGCATGTGCCCATTCTTTCTCCAAGGAGCATGCGATGATTCTTCCAAGGATCATGCGATGAGGCTTGTGTGTACCAAGATTGGGAGATGATCCATGTATTAAAAAATGTACCAACTCTTCCACCCAATGTTAGctttttttaaaattccaagagGGCCTTGTTTGTCCAGACCACTCTTCCTATTCCCATGCCAGACCTGTGCGTTGTTTCTGCAGATTCCCATGTCAAAATCGACAGCACCTCTATCCGGCCTTACTCGATCTGTGGACTCCATGCCTCCTTCCCATATTTTATCATAGGCGTGCAATTTAATAATAGTATGGCATTTGTTTAATGCCCATTTGACTCCTCGAAATCCTGCCAACTCCACATGTAGCATGCTTCCTTCTCGATCATCAACAATTTGCAGATTCCAAGCGTGCAAAGTCATGTGATGGTATGAGCAACACCTCGATCCAGCGTTACCCTGTGGATGCATGTGATGGTCATTGTAATGGCCATGTGATTTTAAAAAAGCGTGCAACAAGTAGACATGTGATGGCATGTGAAATTGCCTATTTTTAAATCCCTTCCATTGGAATGAATGCAAAACATTAATACCACCAATTGAAATTTCATTAAAAATAGACAAAGATGACATGCCAACATTTTTATATTCCCATATAGCTCCTGCAAAAAAGCAAATTTGTTAGAATAAAAAAAGGCCTTTATTCAAAGGTTGTTTAATTCCCAAATAACAAAGACGTGTGAACTGTTTTGAAGTCCATCCCATGTTCCTTTGTTTTACCAACATCCTCGATTCCCAAAATCATATCCTACCATCATGCGTGCAATGAACTTCCAGCCCCTCGACCAAAAAGACTTCATGTGCTTTCCCTGTTGATCGACACCTACTAACCAGTCCATCTTTCCATGCCTTTGtcttttgtcttttgtttttGAATAATTCCCATGCTTGGTTTTTTGAAGAAGACATTCGTGCATAGAAAACAAAATTGTCACTTTCCCATGCTAACCTTTTAGTCATTTCACGTGCCTTCCACCAAAATGTTAGTACAACTGTTACATGACATTTTATGCTCAGATAGGGTTGTCTCCCTTTGTGCCCATTCTTATTTTACACGAgccttgccttagcctctttTCCTCCTAATTCTTTGCAACCTTCACTCTTATGTAGGGACATTGCATCTTATCTTCATTAATAATCCTCCTTCCTTTTGAGTCCATATCCCAGAAACCATGACATTCAATATTTCCTTCATCTAGAGCATAATtagcaaggtggtctgctagtGTATTCCCTTCTCTGAATATGTGTGTGACCTTGAAGATACTTCTTTCCTTAAATATTAAAATCTCCTATACATGTTCCGTAATACACCAAAGAGGCTTCCATGATTCCTCTATAATGTTCTTTAATAGCAAGGAATTTGTCTGCAGCCATATCTGGAAATAATTAAGATTTTTGCACATCTTCAATGCCTCCACAATAGCTACTGCTTCTGATTCATTGTTGGTTCCTTCAGAAATCTCCCTTCTTTCTGCGTATATCAAATCTCCTACCTCATCCCTTATGCAGAAACCAATTGCACTCCTTCCCGGATTCCCTCTACATGCTCCATTAGTATTCACTTTGATCCACCCTCTTGAAGGAAATTCCCATATCACTTTATCAAATTTCAATCGAGGTGTGTATTGCTCCATCATTGTCAGTAAGTCCAGCCACTCGTGAGGCACATGTAGTCCAGGCTTTTTTAGTTGGAATAGAGCTTGCATAGTAGATGACACCTCATAAATAACTCTGCTCACTGACACTGCTTTTCCATATTTCAAACTGTTTCTTCTCTTCCAAAGTTCCCATACAATGCATGCAGGTAAAGCTTGTAAGACTGGCTTCAATCTGGGAACAACTGGTGTTGTCCAACACTTTGTAATTGCTTGTTGTAATGATAACCCTTCTAATGCAATTCCTGCTCTCCTCAGGAAGTAAGTCCAAACACTCCTAGCTGCATTGGATATGAAGAACAAATATACTAATGACTCCTCCTTAGGATCATAACAGCACCAACATTTTGATGGCATGGAGTATCCTATTTTATGCAAGAAATCATCAAGTGGCAGTTTGGCTTTCCACACCTTCCACGGGAAGAAGGATATATTGAAAGGTAAGCCTTTGACCTATATCATCCTGTAACCTAATCTTGGGTTGTCTCTTCTTCGCAGGTAATCCCATGCAGACTTCACTGAAAAATGACCTTTTATTTTAAGCATCCAGAATGGTGTATCTAACTCTGCACATTCGTTTGGTGGTCTAATATTCTGCAAAATGTGgtttgccaaatcttcaagtaGAGTCTGAAATAATTTTTCCAAGTTCCACATACCATTTTCAACCAGATCATTGACATTTTGAATATCCTCATCAATACCAAACTCTGCAGGCACTTGGAAATATAAGGCTCCCAGCTCAGTACAATTGTCGAACCAGAATTGAGCTGATCCCATTCTTGATTTCCAGTAGATTTGATGCTCAATCAAGTCCCTACATTCTAGCATTTTTCTCCACACGTGGGATCCATGCTTCCAAGGTACAATTACTGGATTTAGTTTCTTGCAGTACTTTTGACTAATAAATGCACTCCATAAACTGGGCTTTGTCCTGAAATTCCACCACAATTTACAGAATAGTGCCTTGGATACATCATGTAGGGACCTAAAGCCTTTGCCTCCCTCCACATAAGGCATACAAAGGTTAGTCCACGATGACCAATGTCTAGAGTTGCCTCCCACATTGCTGCTCCAGAAGAATTTGGCAAAAATGCTATGTAATTTATTGATCACATAAATTGGTGGATTAACTGCTGACAACATATGAATAGGGATACTCTGCATGACATTTGCGATCAATACAGCTCTGCCTCCTACATATAGGAGTTTGCCTTTCCACGACTGTATTTTGTCCATGACCTTAGTGATTAATCACTAGTAATAGTCACTTCttcttcttgcataaaaaataggACAGCCAAGATAGGTCATAGGGAAACATTGTCTTCCTATACCTGTAATACTTTCAACCTTGTTAATCACCTCATTATCCTTTAAATGATGCAGGTATATGGCAGATTTGGCTTTGTTCACCAGTTGACCAGACGATGATTCATAAGCTTGCAAAACCTCCATGACAAGTCTCAGTGAAGTTTCATCAGATGAGGAGAAAATGATTGTATCATCAGCGTATGAGACATGATTTATTTTTGGGCTCCATTTTGGCATTCCAAATCCACAGAAATACAGGTTAGTGTGTAGTGAATTCAATCCCCGAGACATTGCTTCTGCTGCTAGAATGAATAGGGTTGGTGACAAAGGGTCACCCTACTTAACTCCCCTCGAAGATTTGAAGAAACCATTTGGCTGCCCATTTATAAGAATAGAGTACCAATTATTCCCAATCAAATCAAAGATCAATCCAATAAACGCTTCAGGAAATCCCATCTTCCTTATCATTTTGGTTAGGAATAGCCATGATAGCCTATCATAAGCTTTTGTCATGTCGAGTTTAATCACAAcatttgggcctgtttttgttcTCAACCTGATATCCTTAATGATATCTTGAGTTAACAGTACATTCTCAACTATACTTCTTCCCTTCACAAAACCTGCCTGTTCCTGTGAGATTAAGTTTGGTAAAAATTCAACCAACCTTTCATGAATAACCCTCGAGAAAATCTTGTTAACAAAGTTACTGAGACTGATTGGTCTCATGTCTGCAAAGGtcataacttcttttttctttggtaatAAAACCAGGTTTGTGTGTGTCACACTCTTTGGCAATTGCTGACCGCAAAAGAAAACCTTGACCATGCCGACTACATCTTCTTCAATGATTTCCTAGCATGTTTGGTAAAAGGCTCCAGTGAAGCCATCCGGTCCACCTGCTGAGTCCCCATTCAACCCCATAACTGCTCTCTTCACTTCTTCATTGGAAGGCAAAGCCATCAATCTTTCATGTTGATCACTCTCTACCATTGAAGGTACATGATTTAGAATATCAAAAGCATTAGGAACTGCACTCTCAGTAAATTGATCCTTGTAGAACTTTAGTGCTTCTTCTGCTATTAAgttatcttcttcaatccagTTACCAAGGCTATTCTGGATCCTTGATAGTTTCAGTCTCTTCCTTCTCCCATTAACCTAAGCATGGAAGAATTTAGTGTTTTTATCGCCATCTTTGAACCATAACATGCCAGCTTTTTGCCTCCAGAATTCTTCTTCTAATGCAAGATATTTAATCATTCCAGCTTGGACCTGTCGTAATCTTTGTCTGTTCATCTGTGTAGGATTGACTTCAAATTGTATTTCATGAACCAAGACCACCTCCTCAAGGCTTGCAATCTTTTGGAATATATCCCCATATGTAGCTCTGCTCCAGGTAGATAGTGCTTGCTTAAGCTTCTTTATCTTGTAGTTAAAAATGCAGAAAGGGTTAGCACTAAAATCAGCATTCCAATTCTCCTTCACTACCTCTTTGAAGGTTTCATGCTTTGTCCAGAAGTTTAGAAATCTGAATGACTTCTTAATTGGAGGAGTTTCTATATCACATTTCAGCAGCATCGGGCAATGATCAGACCCAATTTTGGACAGGTGAGTTACCTCCAATCCAGGAAAGGTCTGTTGCAATTCATTATTGCCAAAACATCTGTCCAATCTTTTAAAAATACAGTCCTCCTCTGATCttccattccaccatgtaaatatgcTTCCTTTAAATCCCAAATCTGTCAAGTTGCAGGTATTGCTGCAATGTCTAAAGTCATCTACTTCAAGAAGAGAAACTGGCAAGCCTCCATACTTCTCTTCCTCG harbors:
- the LOC142165913 gene encoding uncharacterized protein LOC142165913, which codes for MPSKCWCCYDPKEESLVYLFFISNAARSVWTYFLRRAGIALEGLSLQQAITKCWTTPVVPRLKPVLQALPACIVWELWKRRNSLKYGKAVSVSRVIYEVSSTMQALFQLKKPGLHVPHEWLDLLTMMEQYTPRLKFDKVIWEFPSRGWIKVNTNGACRGNPGRSAIGFCIRDEVGDLIYAERREISEGTNNESEAVAIVEALKMCKNLNYFQIWLQTNSLLLKNIIEESWKPLWCITEHV
- the LOC142165914 gene encoding uncharacterized protein LOC142165914; the encoded protein is MDAIIWNVRSVNTMQAFERLITMHRKHHFEFIGILEPMHQSHKMERYRARIGLAQAVLTLRLTHTETHFELILTLVYAKCDRIERIELWDTLYAMASDMTVPWLVRGDFNVIWDEEEKYGGLPVSLLEVDDFRHCSNTCNLTDLGFKGSIFTWWNGRSEEDCIFKRLDRCFGNNELQQTFPGLEVTHLSKIGSDHCPMLLKCDIETPPIKKSFRFLNFWTKHETFKEVVKENWNADFSANPFCIFNYKIKKLKQALSTWSRATYGDIFQKIASLEEVVLVHEIQFEVNPTQMNRQRLRQVNGRRKRLKLSRIQNSLGNWIEEDNLIAEEALKFYKDQFTESAVPNAFDILNHVPSMVESDQHERLMALPSNEEVKRAVMGLNGDSAGGPDGFTGAFYQTC